One window of the Zea mays cultivar B73 chromosome 3, Zm-B73-REFERENCE-NAM-5.0, whole genome shotgun sequence genome contains the following:
- the LOC100282956 gene encoding 16.9 kDa class I heat shock protein 3: protein MSPASSSNPLSLDFWASSADPFGVVRPLAEQCPVLTNVRVDWKETPEAHVFRADLPGVRKEAAKVEVEDGNVLVISGERAREEEEAGKDEAWRWRLVERSSGRFQRRFRLPRGARLDQVHASMENGVLTVTVPKEEAKKPQVRAVEISG from the coding sequence ATGTCGCCGGCGAGCAGCAGCAACCCGCTGTCGCTGGACTTCTGGGCGTCGTCCGCCGACCCGTTCGGCGTCGTCCGGCCGCTGGCGGAGCAGTGCCCCGTCCTCACCAACGTGCGCGTCGACTGGAAGGAGACCCCCGAGGCGCACGTGTTCAGGGCCGACCTTCCGGGCGTCAGGAAGGAGGCTGCCAAGGTCGAGGTGGAGGACGGCAACGTGCTCGTCATCAGCGGCGAGCGCgccagggaggaggaggaggccggCAAGGACGAGGCGTGGCGCTGGCGCCTCGTCGAGCGCAGCAGCGGCAGGTTCCAGAGGCGGTTCCGCCTGCCGCGCGGCGCCAGGCTGGACCAGGTTCACGCGTCCATGGAGAACGGCGTGCTCACCGTCACCGTGCccaaggaggaggccaagaagcCGCAGGTCAGGGCTGTCGAGATCTCTGGTTGA